In Oxyura jamaicensis isolate SHBP4307 breed ruddy duck chromosome 20, BPBGC_Ojam_1.0, whole genome shotgun sequence, the following are encoded in one genomic region:
- the GHRH gene encoding somatoliberin, with amino-acid sequence MLDKATLLLFLHLVACSISSPLYPALRYSPGPVTGKAMNFQLQDRGPLQSRNPSTEEQDEEGLLTDPAEKRMQRHADAIFTDNYRKFLGQISARKFLQTIIGKRLRNSESSPEEGVHELLTRRQSDSILMDSRYHQRMVLRDFLGAILQNQRPQDINSSQLEGFPNTLAKLM; translated from the exons ATGCTGGATAAGGCCAccctgctcctgttcctgcatTTAGTTGCATGCtccatctcctctcctctctaCCCAGCTCTCAG gtacAGCCCAGGGCCTGTTACTGGCAAGGCCATGAACTTCCAGCTACAGGACCGTGGCCCACTGCAGAGCCGTAACCCCTCAACAGAGGAACAGGACGAGGAGGGTTTGTTAACAGACCCTGCTGAGAAAAG GATGCAGCGCCACGCAGATGCCATATTCACTGACAACTACCGGAAATTCCTGGGGCAGATTTCTGCCCGCAAATTCTTACAGACCATCATTGGCAAGCGGCTCAG AAACAGTGAAAGCAGCCCAGAAGAAGGGGTGCATGAGCTTCTGACGAGGCGCCAGTCTGACAGCATCCTGATGGACAGCCGCTACCACCAGCGGATGGTGCTGAGGGACTTCCTGGGAGCCATTCTGCAGAATCAAAG GCCTCAGGACATAAACAGCAGCCAGTTAGAAGGGTTTCCCAACACCCTGGCTAAGCTCATGTAA
- the MANBAL gene encoding protein MANBAL encodes MAAELDFSPPEIPEPTFMENVLRYGLFFGAIFQLICVLAIILPVSKSHKTDSDSFEPKTSETVKKPKATAPQISKKPKKETKKKR; translated from the exons ATGGCTGCTGAGTTGGATTTCTCTCCACCGGAGATCCCCGAGCCCACATTCATGGAGAACGTGCTACGCTATGGACTCTTCTTCGGAGCCATTTTCCAGCTTATCTGCGTGTTAGCCATAATCCTGCCAGTTTCCAAGTCCCATAAGACA GACTCGGACAGTTTTGAGCCGAAGACGTCAGAGACAGTGAAGAAGCCAAAGGCAACTGCTCCGCAGATAAGCAAGAAAcccaagaaagaaacaaagaagaaacGATAA